From Rhineura floridana isolate rRhiFlo1 chromosome 5, rRhiFlo1.hap2, whole genome shotgun sequence, a single genomic window includes:
- the SLC35F2 gene encoding solute carrier family 35 member F2 isoform X2: MSKRQIVKTLFLGQILSLFICGTAVTSQYLAEKYHVNTPMLQSFINYCLLFLVYTMTLAFKKDNDNLLQILKRKWWKYILLGLVDVEANYSIVKAYQYTTLTSVQLLDCFGIPVLMALSWFILRARYKLIHFIAVAVCLLGVGTMVGADILAGRHDGEGSDVVIGDVLVLLGASLYAISNVSEEYIVKNLSRVEFLGMVGLFGTIISGLQLAILEHKDITSIQWNWKIVLLFLAFALCMFGLYSFMPVVIKVTSATSVNLGILTADLYSLFFGLFLFGYKFSALYLLSFVVIMVGFIMYCSTPTRSAEAVLTSLPLASSIGFDNHALKMEENLNAAIVSPAQHSKEESQMGEAPDAKLTAL; this comes from the exons ATGTCCAAGAG GCAAATTGTGAAAACGCTATTCCTGGGTCAGATACTTTCCCTGTTTATATGTGGGACTGCAGTTACAAGCCAGTACTTAGCTGAGAAGTACCATGTGAATACTCCGATGCTGCAGAGCTTCATCAACTATTGCTTGCTTTTTCTTGTATACACGATGACTCTGGCCTTCAAGAAAG ATAATGACAACCTCTTGCAGATCCTGAAAAGGAAATGGTGGAAGTACATTTTGCTTGGATTAGTTGACGTTGAAGCTAATTACTCCATTGTAAAAGCCTACCAATATACCACCCTAACAAGTGTCCAG CTCCTTGACTGTTTTGGGATTCCTGTGCTGATGGCATTATCGTGGTTCATCCTCCGTGCAAGATACAAACTGATCCATTTTATTGCTGTTGCTGTCTGCCTGTTGGGTGTAGGGACCATGGTCGGTGCAGATATATTAGCTGGGAGGCACGATGGTGAAG GTAGCGACGTAGTGATCGGAGATGTCTTAGTCCTTCTTGGTGCTTCGTTGTATGCCATTTCGAATGTGAGTGAGGAATACATTGTGAAAAATCTGAGCAGAGTGGAGTTTCTAGGAATGGTGGGCTTGTTTGGGACTATTATCAGCGGTCTGCAGCT AGCCATTCTGGAACATAAAGATATCACTTCTATTCAGTGGAACTGGAAAATTG tgttgctcttcctggCCTTTGCACTGTGCATGTTTGGGCTGTACAGCTTCATGCCAGTAGTGATCAAAGTAACCAGCGCAACATCCGTCAACTTGGGCATTCTGACAGCTGATCTGTACAGTCTTTTCTTTGGCCTCTTTCTCTTTGGCTACAAG TTTTCAGCCCTATATCTCCTGTCCTTTGTGGTCATCATGGTGGGCTTCATCATGTATTGTTCAACACCGACCCGCAGTGCAGAGGCTGTCTTGACCAGCTTGCCCCTGGCGTCCAGTATTGGGTTTGACAATCACGCCTTAAAAATGGAAGAGAACCTGAATGCGGCCATCGTCTCACCTGCACAACACAGCAAAGAAGAAAGTCAGATGGGGGAAGCACCAGATGCCAAACTAACAGCCTTGTGA
- the SLC35F2 gene encoding solute carrier family 35 member F2 isoform X3 encodes MLQSFINYCLLFLVYTMTLAFKKDNDNLLQILKRKWWKYILLGLVDVEANYSIVKAYQYTTLTSVQLLDCFGIPVLMALSWFILRARYKLIHFIAVAVCLLGVGTMVGADILAGRHDGEGSDVVIGDVLVLLGASLYAISNVSEEYIVKNLSRVEFLGMVGLFGTIISGLQLAILEHKDITSIQWNWKIVLLFLAFALCMFGLYSFMPVVIKVTSATSVNLGILTADLYSLFFGLFLFGYKFSALYLLSFVVIMVGFIMYCSTPTRSAEAVLTSLPLASSIGFDNHALKMEENLNAAIVSPAQHSKEESQMGEAPDAKLTAL; translated from the exons ATGCTGCAGAGCTTCATCAACTATTGCTTGCTTTTTCTTGTATACACGATGACTCTGGCCTTCAAGAAAG ATAATGACAACCTCTTGCAGATCCTGAAAAGGAAATGGTGGAAGTACATTTTGCTTGGATTAGTTGACGTTGAAGCTAATTACTCCATTGTAAAAGCCTACCAATATACCACCCTAACAAGTGTCCAG CTCCTTGACTGTTTTGGGATTCCTGTGCTGATGGCATTATCGTGGTTCATCCTCCGTGCAAGATACAAACTGATCCATTTTATTGCTGTTGCTGTCTGCCTGTTGGGTGTAGGGACCATGGTCGGTGCAGATATATTAGCTGGGAGGCACGATGGTGAAG GTAGCGACGTAGTGATCGGAGATGTCTTAGTCCTTCTTGGTGCTTCGTTGTATGCCATTTCGAATGTGAGTGAGGAATACATTGTGAAAAATCTGAGCAGAGTGGAGTTTCTAGGAATGGTGGGCTTGTTTGGGACTATTATCAGCGGTCTGCAGCT AGCCATTCTGGAACATAAAGATATCACTTCTATTCAGTGGAACTGGAAAATTG tgttgctcttcctggCCTTTGCACTGTGCATGTTTGGGCTGTACAGCTTCATGCCAGTAGTGATCAAAGTAACCAGCGCAACATCCGTCAACTTGGGCATTCTGACAGCTGATCTGTACAGTCTTTTCTTTGGCCTCTTTCTCTTTGGCTACAAG TTTTCAGCCCTATATCTCCTGTCCTTTGTGGTCATCATGGTGGGCTTCATCATGTATTGTTCAACACCGACCCGCAGTGCAGAGGCTGTCTTGACCAGCTTGCCCCTGGCGTCCAGTATTGGGTTTGACAATCACGCCTTAAAAATGGAAGAGAACCTGAATGCGGCCATCGTCTCACCTGCACAACACAGCAAAGAAGAAAGTCAGATGGGGGAAGCACCAGATGCCAAACTAACAGCCTTGTGA